A window of Streptomyces gilvosporeus contains these coding sequences:
- a CDS encoding helix-turn-helix transcriptional regulator, whose translation MPPDVRRVAGVLLVLLAHQLTEAWVELILKGSFSKTEVESSGVVGHHQGRSGGMGLGSLRDDLNPLQRFGYEVRQVRKGRKITQGRLASGTGYSVAYVSKVESGKVMPSPKFARGCDHVFGTNGLFERLHPNAEGNAPEWFEPYLNLEREATAILDYSSTLFMGILQTSDYARAVIRAAHPREEPAEIEAKVDSRIGRRRVMERKNPPILWVVLHEACLRTLVGSKKVMHAQLERILRFAESPQVTIQVLTFNAGAPPSHLPFTLLRHRDKSMRLYSETPYRGHVADSEAAVSDAEATFDLLRATSLSPDDSLSFTRKVMEEYDT comes from the coding sequence ATGCCCCCGGACGTTCGCCGCGTCGCGGGGGTCTTGCTTGTCCTGTTGGCCCATCAACTCACCGAAGCATGGGTAGAGTTAATATTGAAAGGCTCCTTTTCAAAAACTGAGGTGGAGTCGTCCGGCGTGGTAGGCCACCATCAAGGGAGGTCGGGGGGCATGGGTTTGGGGAGTTTGCGTGACGATTTGAATCCGCTTCAACGCTTCGGCTACGAGGTGAGGCAGGTACGCAAGGGCCGCAAGATCACCCAAGGGCGTCTAGCGTCGGGGACTGGGTACTCAGTCGCCTACGTAAGCAAAGTGGAATCCGGGAAGGTGATGCCAAGCCCGAAGTTCGCACGTGGTTGCGATCACGTCTTCGGAACTAACGGATTATTCGAACGACTGCACCCAAACGCGGAGGGTAACGCTCCCGAGTGGTTTGAGCCCTACTTGAACCTTGAGCGTGAGGCTACGGCCATCCTGGATTACTCGTCCACGCTATTCATGGGGATTTTGCAGACCAGTGATTACGCCAGAGCCGTGATCCGTGCAGCCCATCCGAGGGAAGAACCCGCAGAGATTGAGGCGAAGGTTGATTCCCGGATCGGAAGGCGACGAGTAATGGAGAGGAAGAACCCCCCTATCTTGTGGGTGGTTCTTCACGAGGCGTGTCTGCGAACACTCGTCGGCAGCAAGAAAGTGATGCATGCTCAGCTTGAGCGAATCCTGCGCTTCGCCGAATCCCCGCAGGTCACCATACAGGTTCTGACTTTTAACGCTGGTGCGCCCCCATCTCATCTTCCCTTTACGCTGCTGCGGCATAGAGATAAGTCCATGAGACTCTACTCGGAAACGCCGTACCGTGGACATGTCGCCGACTCGGAAGCAGCCGTAAGTGACGCTGAAGCTACGTTTGATTTGCTGCGTGCCACATCACTTTCACCGGATGATTCACTGTCCTTCACTCGGAAGGTAATGGAGGAATACGACACATGA
- a CDS encoding DUF397 domain-containing protein, which translates to MSNKPDLNQADWVKSSYSGGNGGQCVEYSKTFVHSGTVPVRDSKHPQSSVLIFSVSEWSSFVSAVKRGEFST; encoded by the coding sequence ATGAGCAACAAGCCGGACCTCAATCAAGCGGACTGGGTAAAGAGTAGCTACAGCGGCGGGAATGGGGGACAGTGTGTCGAATACTCAAAGACCTTTGTCCATTCTGGGACCGTTCCGGTCCGGGACAGTAAGCACCCACAAAGTTCAGTATTGATTTTCTCGGTGAGCGAATGGTCCTCATTCGTATCCGCCGTTAAGCGTGGGGAATTCTCCACCTGA
- a CDS encoding TetR/AcrR family transcriptional regulator encodes MGNREDLLAGAKKCLIERGWGRTTVRDIAAAAGVSHAAIGYHFGSRDALLTQALVEAVDEMGETLAGQSPGDRPEDRWEALIDSFTTHRALWVAQLEAAVQAQHSPEVRERLADGQRQGREGLGGSVPLALLSGLMLQWLVDPEHAPSAADVVAELRSLAKGL; translated from the coding sequence ATGGGAAACCGCGAGGATCTGTTGGCGGGCGCCAAGAAGTGCCTGATCGAACGGGGCTGGGGCCGCACCACGGTGCGAGACATCGCCGCTGCCGCAGGAGTTAGCCACGCCGCCATCGGCTACCACTTCGGCTCCCGGGACGCCCTGCTCACGCAGGCCCTGGTGGAGGCGGTGGACGAGATGGGTGAGACACTCGCCGGCCAATCCCCCGGAGACCGGCCGGAGGACCGCTGGGAGGCGCTGATCGACAGCTTCACCACGCACCGCGCGCTGTGGGTGGCCCAATTGGAGGCCGCCGTGCAGGCGCAGCACTCGCCCGAGGTACGCGAGCGCCTGGCGGACGGCCAGCGCCAGGGCCGCGAGGGCCTCGGCGGCTCGGTGCCGCTCGCGCTGCTGTCCGGTCTGATGCTGCAGTGGCTGGTGGATCCGGAGCATGCACCGTCCGCTGCCGACGTAGTCGCCGAACTTCGTTCCCTGGCCAAGGGATTGTGA
- a CDS encoding FAD-dependent monooxygenase has translation MTTNSKVLISGASVAGPALAHLLHRGGYQVTVVERAPAVRGGGYAVDFRGAAFEVLDELGVLAEVREHDTKMRGTTLIDETGAETGQLPAEAFAGELEVPKSDLTRILHRITADDIEYLFDDSIATLTEHEEGVTVEFERGATREFDLVFGADGIYSRVRGLAFGPHEQALHHLGLSGAGFTTDNYLGLDHQGMLQFAGNAAIYLFSAGDPRRLTVSLSFATDSPALDRCGRDAQQDAVRAAFTDRGWQAPRLLAAMTEAEDFYFASTCQVQLDSWSKGRIALLGDAGYCAAPTAGMGTSQALLGARSLARHLSAADGDHRAAFAAYEAELRPYVTENQIKGREAVAMFGGRTTEG, from the coding sequence ATGACCACCAACTCCAAGGTTCTGATCTCGGGTGCGAGCGTCGCCGGACCCGCCCTGGCCCACCTGCTGCACCGCGGCGGCTACCAGGTCACCGTCGTCGAGCGCGCCCCCGCCGTGCGCGGCGGCGGCTACGCCGTCGACTTCCGCGGCGCCGCCTTCGAGGTGCTGGATGAACTCGGCGTCCTCGCCGAAGTGCGCGAGCACGACACCAAGATGCGCGGCACCACCCTGATCGACGAGACCGGTGCCGAGACCGGGCAGCTGCCCGCCGAGGCATTCGCCGGCGAGTTGGAGGTTCCCAAGAGCGACCTGACCCGGATCCTGCACCGCATCACCGCCGACGACATCGAGTACCTCTTCGACGACTCGATCGCGACGCTGACCGAGCACGAAGAAGGCGTCACCGTCGAGTTCGAGCGCGGCGCCACCCGCGAGTTCGATCTGGTCTTCGGTGCCGACGGGATCTACTCACGCGTGCGGGGGCTGGCCTTCGGCCCGCACGAGCAGGCACTGCACCACTTGGGCCTGTCCGGCGCCGGGTTCACCACCGACAACTACCTCGGCCTGGACCACCAGGGCATGCTGCAATTCGCCGGAAATGCAGCCATCTACCTGTTCAGCGCCGGCGACCCGCGCCGGCTCACCGTCAGCCTCTCCTTCGCCACCGACTCGCCCGCGCTGGACCGATGCGGCCGCGACGCGCAGCAAGACGCGGTGCGCGCCGCCTTCACCGACCGCGGCTGGCAGGCCCCCCGGCTGCTTGCGGCCATGACTGAGGCCGAGGACTTCTACTTCGCCTCCACCTGCCAGGTCCAGCTCGACAGCTGGTCGAAGGGCCGCATCGCGCTGCTCGGCGACGCGGGATATTGCGCCGCCCCGACCGCGGGCATGGGCACCTCCCAGGCTCTGCTCGGCGCCCGCTCCCTGGCCCGGCACCTGTCCGCAGCCGACGGCGACCACCGCGCCGCGTTCGCCGCCTACGAGGCCGAATTGCGCCCCTACGTCACCGAGAACCAGATCAAGGGCCGCGAAGCCGTCGCCATGTTCGGCGGCCGCACGACCGAGGGGTAA
- a CDS encoding type I polyketide synthase, which yields MQADAVDRRLARDPIAIVGLAGMFPKARDVREFWDNIVTGRDCSQEVPEAWWRTDDYYDRDPFAEDRTYCRRGGFLDPVVFDPREFGMPPNSVDSVGLVQLLSLMVAKDVLADAGLGRREWFDPERAGVVLGVCGTNSTLIPLASRLLAPEMLRTMIALGIPEERARRVMRTRLAGLPSWTEDSFPGILGNIVSGRVANRLNLRAANHTVDAACASSLAALRSAVDELVSRRADLMITGGCDTDNTIVAYLCFSKTPALSLSGRVRPFDAEADGTLVGEGVGMLALKRLEDAERDGDRVHAVLRGLGSSSDGMAQSIYAPCGEGQLAALRRAYEDADCTPRSVELIEAHGTGTPAGDGVELAALSEVLASPGERRFAAVGSVKSQIGHTKAAAGVAGMIKAVLALRHKVLPPTINVDTPHTAATGEDSPLYLNTAARPWVRDGTRGVRRAGVSAFGFGGVNYHAVLEEYPGGPEHVLHRTPRVWLWHAADPDELRRHLERGDAPDDGPVPAGHARVGFVATGEDHRDELMATAVQQLRVNSGHDSWSHTRGIHYRRTSLPPGTKVGALFSGQGSQYVEMGLHAAMAVPPVRAAFDAANGLFPSQDSLARALYPPPGDREGPAAEDRLRRTAYAQPAIGALSMGQYRYLRELGFAPYGLLGHSFGELTALWAAGVWDDEAFLALARARGRAMEPPPGRAGDAGTLAAVRAPEPELRQALSGHTELTVCNRNAPDEHVVGGPVPAVERFVRECVARGVAAQRLPVAAAFHTSHVQHAVEAFGAACAATAFAPPALRVYANTAGAAYGQDAEANRRTLTEQLLRPVDFAARLEEMYADGVRGFVEFGPRRTLTGLVERTLGDRGVAAVPCDIGGAADSCAALKQAAVRLAVLGLPLSGIDRFDAPPRAERPAPSKVARTLEGPLFATVARRPVHDRRLAEEAARIAEEENEVPDRTAEAPAPAGAVGPALQERHSDPLSRAAAEHLAAHTRYLDGQLHTAQQLTRLLGRSAAQGQVDPSLAAAVNAVTEHSLALADAHIRAGEVVTDLLRLPDDGRAPLPGPYADGDAKPELPNQGPAPEDGTTAPAAEPPADSGAAPGSATSALAQLWATEVGGAQDERPAMDIDDLDQAELERVFREIVAEKTGYDTDMIEPDMDIQLDLGIDSLKQVEIGAEMWRRYPVISRSELYEFSTVRTVREMSQKLHEVLTSSRPQLQLAFGDGELGRAFVGLRELPEPDVCPHAYPDQPHALLLDDGGDLSAALDGALRSRGWRTSRLCVPGTAPGDADGQARTRVLEDWEEATLSGRLAEVLAAEPRLDLCVLPVAPAAPLPAARVVERLRHAVLVSKHACPALRSAAEGGRRAGLVTVTQLDGALGYAGSGGDSALALTAGLGGLAKTVALEEPGLFCRALDFAPGLSTEHLGEAFVAEITDIATDVREVARDGTGRRTPSLSDAPAPLPLSPRAEPEPGQAQEAAQKAALTGEDLLLVTGGASGITAWCVAALAREHPCGYVLLGRTPLPEEPEWAAGADTAEGLRTVLEARAREAGEDPTEPVTRTRIGERTEQLLHQRRIRATLDELRSYGAEAAYVAADLRDPQALAKALAPYTPRITGVVHGAGVLGDKPLAEMTAESITPVVDTKLLGLRNVLDVLDADRLRHLVLFSSVSGIWGNLRQADYALASEALTRFGCAFRAAHPGCRVVPIAWGPWTGGMAARLQEIYRDAGVPVLTRETGCAYFLARMSGPDRDADEVTFVGPLAPPYRRVDRLPAEGLTAYRMLTGLGEEPVLRDHRIGEVPVLPMTAAVGWALHTVERAHGGSLPVVECRDFRIARGVFFPDGHPERFRIRPAPQPGTGPDTVRVTVHEATAAEGQLHYEGIFRRAERVPEAPHEQLPPYEFAEGLHPGYEDGRLFHGPTLAGLHNVLVDEPGRLVVTARMPDPPLARGAFGGRLYSPALADLLLQAGLLNLLPQGDDGRLPLPVSVGRVELFTPLPDDEPFVIISDGRSGDDPLFATGTLIACAPDGRIHQRWSGVRTLWVDPDIAVRGTTAQVGAPIHRQAFSRTT from the coding sequence GTGCAGGCCGATGCCGTCGACCGCCGCCTGGCCCGGGATCCGATCGCGATCGTGGGCCTTGCCGGAATGTTCCCCAAGGCGCGGGACGTACGGGAGTTCTGGGACAACATCGTCACGGGCCGTGACTGCTCTCAGGAGGTCCCCGAGGCGTGGTGGCGCACGGACGACTACTACGACCGCGACCCCTTCGCCGAGGACCGGACGTACTGCCGCCGCGGGGGATTCCTGGATCCGGTGGTCTTCGACCCACGGGAGTTCGGGATGCCGCCGAACAGCGTGGACTCCGTGGGCCTGGTGCAGCTGCTGAGCCTGATGGTGGCCAAGGATGTGCTGGCCGATGCGGGCCTCGGGCGCCGGGAATGGTTCGATCCGGAGCGTGCCGGGGTGGTGCTCGGCGTGTGCGGGACCAACTCCACTCTGATCCCGCTCGCCTCCCGGCTGCTCGCTCCCGAGATGCTGCGGACCATGATCGCCCTCGGGATCCCCGAGGAGCGGGCGCGCCGGGTCATGCGTACGCGCCTGGCCGGTCTGCCGTCGTGGACCGAGGACTCCTTCCCCGGGATCCTGGGCAACATCGTCTCCGGCCGGGTCGCCAACCGGTTGAACCTGCGAGCCGCCAACCACACGGTGGACGCGGCATGCGCCAGTTCGCTGGCCGCGCTCCGCTCGGCGGTCGACGAACTTGTCAGCCGCCGCGCCGACTTGATGATCACGGGCGGCTGCGATACCGACAACACGATCGTCGCTTACCTGTGTTTCAGCAAGACTCCGGCGCTGTCGCTGAGCGGTCGGGTACGCCCCTTCGACGCGGAGGCCGACGGCACGCTCGTGGGCGAGGGCGTCGGAATGCTCGCGCTCAAGCGTCTGGAGGACGCCGAGCGGGACGGCGACCGGGTCCACGCGGTACTGCGGGGGCTGGGCAGCTCCAGCGACGGAATGGCGCAGAGCATCTACGCGCCGTGTGGCGAGGGCCAGTTGGCAGCGCTGCGGCGGGCGTACGAGGACGCCGACTGCACGCCGCGGTCGGTGGAGCTGATCGAGGCCCACGGCACCGGCACCCCGGCCGGCGACGGGGTCGAACTGGCCGCGCTCAGCGAGGTGCTGGCCTCCCCCGGTGAGCGCCGCTTCGCCGCCGTGGGCAGCGTGAAGTCGCAGATCGGCCACACCAAGGCCGCGGCCGGAGTCGCCGGGATGATCAAGGCGGTGCTGGCGCTGCGTCACAAGGTGCTGCCGCCCACCATCAACGTGGACACTCCCCACACGGCGGCCACCGGCGAGGACAGCCCGCTCTACCTCAACACCGCGGCCCGCCCCTGGGTGCGCGATGGCACCCGGGGGGTGCGGCGGGCCGGCGTCTCCGCGTTCGGTTTCGGGGGCGTCAACTATCACGCCGTCCTGGAGGAGTATCCCGGCGGGCCGGAGCATGTGCTGCACCGCACCCCGAGGGTCTGGCTGTGGCACGCCGCAGACCCGGATGAGCTGCGCAGGCACCTGGAGCGGGGTGACGCCCCGGACGACGGTCCGGTGCCGGCCGGGCACGCCCGGGTCGGCTTCGTGGCCACCGGGGAGGACCACCGTGATGAGCTGATGGCCACGGCCGTTCAGCAGTTGCGGGTGAACTCCGGCCATGACAGCTGGAGCCACACCCGGGGCATCCACTACCGCCGTACCAGCCTGCCGCCCGGCACGAAGGTCGGCGCACTCTTCTCCGGCCAGGGCAGCCAGTACGTGGAGATGGGCCTGCACGCCGCGATGGCCGTGCCCCCGGTGCGGGCCGCCTTCGACGCCGCGAACGGGCTCTTCCCCTCCCAGGACAGTCTGGCCCGCGCGCTCTACCCGCCGCCCGGGGACCGCGAGGGACCGGCCGCCGAGGACCGGCTGCGGCGCACGGCCTATGCGCAGCCGGCGATCGGCGCGCTGTCCATGGGCCAGTACCGCTACCTGCGGGAGCTGGGGTTCGCCCCGTACGGGCTGCTCGGCCACAGCTTCGGGGAGCTGACCGCGCTGTGGGCGGCCGGGGTCTGGGACGACGAGGCGTTCCTGGCGCTGGCCCGCGCCCGTGGGCGGGCCATGGAGCCCCCGCCGGGGCGGGCGGGCGACGCCGGCACGCTGGCGGCGGTGCGGGCACCGGAGCCGGAACTCCGGCAGGCGCTGTCCGGGCACACCGAGCTGACGGTGTGCAACCGCAATGCACCGGACGAGCATGTGGTCGGCGGCCCGGTACCCGCCGTCGAGCGTTTTGTGCGCGAGTGCGTCGCCCGGGGTGTCGCGGCGCAGCGGCTGCCGGTCGCCGCCGCCTTCCACACCTCCCATGTGCAGCACGCGGTCGAGGCGTTCGGCGCGGCCTGCGCCGCCACCGCCTTCGCGCCCCCTGCCCTGCGGGTGTACGCCAACACCGCCGGGGCGGCGTACGGCCAGGACGCGGAGGCCAACCGCCGCACGCTCACCGAGCAGCTGCTCCGGCCGGTGGACTTCGCCGCCCGCCTGGAGGAGATGTACGCGGACGGCGTCCGGGGCTTCGTGGAGTTCGGGCCCCGGCGCACGCTGACCGGTCTGGTGGAACGGACCCTGGGTGACCGCGGCGTGGCGGCGGTCCCCTGCGACATCGGCGGCGCCGCGGACAGCTGCGCGGCCTTGAAGCAGGCGGCTGTCCGGCTGGCCGTCCTGGGGCTGCCGCTGAGCGGTATCGACCGTTTCGACGCGCCGCCGCGGGCCGAGCGCCCCGCCCCGTCCAAGGTCGCCCGCACGCTGGAGGGCCCGCTCTTCGCGACAGTGGCCCGCCGCCCCGTCCACGACAGGCGCCTCGCCGAAGAGGCGGCCCGCATCGCCGAGGAGGAAAACGAGGTCCCGGACCGGACGGCGGAGGCCCCCGCGCCCGCCGGTGCCGTCGGACCCGCCCTCCAGGAACGGCACAGCGACCCGCTCTCCCGTGCCGCCGCCGAGCATCTGGCCGCGCACACCCGCTACTTGGACGGCCAGCTGCACACGGCGCAGCAGCTGACCCGCCTGCTGGGCCGGAGCGCAGCACAGGGGCAGGTGGACCCGTCACTGGCCGCGGCGGTCAACGCCGTCACCGAGCACAGTCTGGCGCTGGCCGACGCGCATATCAGGGCCGGGGAGGTCGTCACCGATCTGCTGCGCCTGCCGGACGACGGCCGGGCGCCGCTGCCGGGCCCCTACGCGGACGGCGACGCGAAGCCGGAGCTGCCGAACCAGGGCCCGGCACCGGAGGACGGCACCACCGCGCCGGCCGCCGAGCCGCCCGCCGATTCGGGTGCCGCGCCGGGCTCGGCCACGTCGGCGCTGGCGCAGCTGTGGGCCACGGAGGTGGGCGGCGCCCAGGACGAGCGGCCTGCGATGGACATCGACGACCTGGATCAGGCGGAGCTGGAGCGGGTGTTCCGCGAGATCGTGGCGGAGAAGACGGGCTACGACACCGACATGATCGAGCCCGATATGGACATCCAGCTGGACCTGGGCATCGACTCACTGAAGCAGGTGGAGATCGGTGCGGAGATGTGGCGGCGCTACCCGGTGATCAGTCGGAGCGAGTTGTACGAGTTCAGCACCGTCAGGACGGTGCGCGAGATGTCCCAGAAGCTGCATGAGGTCCTCACCAGCTCCCGGCCTCAACTGCAACTCGCCTTCGGCGACGGTGAACTCGGCCGCGCCTTCGTCGGGTTGCGCGAGCTCCCCGAGCCGGATGTGTGTCCGCACGCCTATCCGGACCAGCCGCACGCCCTGTTGCTGGACGACGGCGGCGATCTGTCCGCCGCGCTCGACGGGGCCCTGCGTTCCCGTGGCTGGCGGACCAGTCGCCTGTGCGTCCCCGGCACCGCGCCCGGCGACGCGGACGGGCAGGCGCGCACCAGGGTGCTGGAGGACTGGGAGGAGGCCACGCTCTCCGGGCGTCTCGCCGAGGTCCTGGCCGCGGAACCCCGGCTCGATCTGTGTGTCCTCCCGGTCGCCCCGGCCGCCCCGCTTCCCGCGGCCCGGGTCGTCGAACGGCTCCGGCACGCCGTCCTGGTGTCCAAGCACGCCTGTCCCGCCCTGCGGAGCGCGGCGGAGGGCGGTAGGCGGGCCGGGCTGGTGACGGTGACGCAGCTCGACGGGGCCCTGGGCTACGCCGGGTCCGGAGGCGATTCGGCCCTGGCTCTGACGGCCGGCCTCGGCGGGCTGGCCAAGACGGTCGCCCTGGAGGAGCCGGGCCTGTTCTGCCGCGCGCTGGACTTCGCCCCAGGACTGTCCACGGAGCACCTGGGCGAGGCCTTCGTTGCCGAAATCACCGATATCGCCACCGACGTGCGCGAGGTCGCCCGGGACGGAACCGGCCGTCGCACCCCGTCCCTGTCCGACGCGCCCGCCCCGCTGCCCCTCTCACCCCGGGCGGAGCCGGAGCCCGGCCAAGCGCAGGAAGCCGCGCAGAAGGCGGCGCTCACCGGGGAGGATCTGCTGCTGGTCACCGGCGGGGCGTCGGGGATCACCGCCTGGTGCGTGGCCGCGCTGGCCCGCGAGCACCCGTGCGGCTACGTCCTTCTCGGCCGCACACCACTGCCCGAGGAGCCGGAGTGGGCAGCCGGGGCGGACACTGCCGAGGGCCTGCGTACCGTCCTCGAGGCACGGGCACGCGAGGCGGGCGAGGACCCCACCGAGCCGGTGACCCGCACACGGATCGGCGAGCGTACGGAACAGCTGCTGCACCAGCGGCGGATTCGCGCCACGCTGGACGAGCTGCGCTCGTATGGCGCCGAGGCCGCGTACGTGGCCGCGGACCTCCGCGACCCCCAGGCGCTGGCAAAGGCCCTGGCCCCGTACACACCGCGCATCACCGGAGTCGTCCATGGCGCGGGCGTGCTGGGCGACAAGCCGCTGGCCGAGATGACCGCGGAGTCGATCACACCGGTGGTGGACACCAAGCTCCTCGGACTCCGGAATGTGCTCGACGTGCTGGACGCCGACCGCCTCCGGCATCTGGTGCTCTTCTCCTCCGTGTCCGGCATCTGGGGCAACCTGCGCCAGGCCGACTACGCCCTGGCCAGCGAGGCGCTGACCCGCTTCGGCTGCGCCTTCCGGGCGGCCCACCCCGGGTGCCGGGTCGTGCCGATCGCCTGGGGCCCGTGGACCGGCGGCATGGCGGCCCGCCTGCAGGAGATCTACCGGGACGCGGGGGTTCCGGTACTGACCCGGGAAACCGGTTGCGCGTACTTCCTGGCACGGATGAGCGGCCCGGACCGCGATGCGGACGAGGTCACCTTCGTGGGACCGCTCGCCCCGCCGTACCGCCGGGTCGACCGGCTGCCCGCCGAAGGGCTCACCGCCTACCGCATGCTGACCGGCCTCGGCGAGGAGCCCGTACTGCGCGACCACCGCATCGGTGAGGTTCCCGTGCTGCCCATGACGGCCGCCGTGGGCTGGGCACTGCACACCGTCGAACGCGCGCATGGTGGCAGTCTGCCGGTCGTCGAGTGCCGTGACTTCCGCATCGCCCGGGGGGTCTTCTTCCCGGACGGGCACCCGGAGCGGTTCCGGATCCGGCCGGCACCGCAGCCGGGGACCGGTCCGGACACCGTGCGGGTGACCGTTCACGAAGCCACCGCCGCGGAAGGACAGCTGCACTACGAGGGCATCTTCCGGCGGGCCGAGCGGGTGCCGGAGGCGCCGCACGAGCAGCTGCCGCCGTACGAGTTCGCCGAGGGACTGCACCCCGGCTACGAAGACGGGAGGCTCTTCCACGGCCCTACCCTGGCAGGTCTGCACAACGTCCTCGTGGACGAGCCAGGCCGGCTGGTCGTGACCGCCCGGATGCCCGATCCGCCGCTCGCCCGGGGGGCCTTCGGAGGCCGCCTCTACAGCCCGGCCCTGGCCGACCTCCTGCTCCAGGCCGGTCTGCTGAATCTGCTACCGCAAGGCGACGACGGCCGCCTTCCGCTCCCGGTCAGCGTCGGACGGGTGGAGCTGTTCACGCCGTTGCCCGACGACGAGCCTTTCGTGATCATCTCCGACGGCCGCTCCGGGGACGACCCGCTCTTCGCTACCGGCACGCTCATCGCCTGCGCGCCTGACGGACGGATCCATCAGCGCTGGAGCGGAGTGCGCACCCTGTGGGTCGATCCCGACATCGCCGTCCGCGGCACGACCGCGCAGGTCGGCGCACCCATCCACCGCCAGGCGTTTTCCCGGACCACATGA